Genomic window (Prevotella melaninogenica ATCC 25845):
TGATTATACAGGCAGTTACAGTGCGGCACAGCCAAATACAAAGGCACCAGCTGAGTCAAGTGTGGATAAGTTGGCAGGTAATTATCAGTATACTCCAAACATTGAGATAGTTAATGCTCGTTTTGTTGATGACAACCAAGATGGCGTATTATCACGTAATGAGGTAGGTAAGATTATCTTTGAGGTGATGAATCGTGGAAACAAGGCTATCAGTGATGTGCAGCCATCGGTGTTGGAAACAACTGGTAATGCTCATATTTATGTCAGCCCTTCTATCCACATTGAGAGTATTGCACCCGGTAAGGGCGTCCGTTACACAGCACTTGTGAAGGCTGATAAGAAATTAAAGAACGGTATGGCACGATTTGCTTTAACTGTTTTGCAGGGTCAAAAGAGTATAAGCAAAGTGACAGAATTCAATATAAGAACCAGCAAGTAAGATTGTTGATAAACAGAAAACATTAAGAGTCAGCAAATCGTCTTACGGTTTCGATTCTAAAAGGATAAGATTAAATAGAGATTATAAAGATATTATTGTGTAAGTACTAACTACTGATAACTAAAACTTTAAATGACGGAATGGGGCTGTATCATTAAACTGGTGCAGCCTCTATTTCTTTTTAACCCAAATCGTTTATTAGAGGCTAAACATATTTCTACAAACAACTTATTCCTATTAGCCTAATTAGGCTATTTGGTCTAATTGGTCTAATTAGGCTAATAATTTATTATTCTGTCATAATTTTTCACATCATAATTTTGAATACATGCTCTTTTGGCTTCTAAAAGACGCCTAATTAGCTTGCAAAAGATGCCCTTTAAGGCTCTTACTAACGCCCTTTTGAAGTTCAATTAAGCACCTTTTATTTTACTACTTTATAACTAATTGACTTGCTGATGGTTACGAAGCTACTTTGTATATGTGTTTTTGCCGTTAGTTATAGATGTTTTCTTCGAAATTATGTAATGATTTTTCAAACCCTTATCTACATATTTTCGAAGTCTAAAAAGAAATGATTTTTAATGGCATAGGATGATAATAGGATAGATAGTTAACAGTCTTATCCATGTTTTTGTTTGATGAGTAACTATGGTTCTTACGTTAAAGCAATACGAAAAGCGTCCACTCATTTAACAGAAGAACCTTTTTGTGGGGATATCACGGTATTAACGCCCCTCCCTATGGGGGAGGGGATGGGGGAGGAGCAGCTTGCTTATGTCTTATTCCTTTCTATTCAAAGAGTCCAGTCACGCCATCCTTCACACGTTTGAAGAAGTTGGTCCAACTGCTACTTGAATTGTTCTTTGAAGTAGTAGGTTGTGTGGTTGACTTGTTCTGCTGAGCAGTCTGCTGTCGGTTGGTTGCAGCAGGAGTGGTACGGGCTGTCGCCTGACTCTTAGTCTTTGTCGCCTGCTGGTTAGCTGGAGTAGAAGTTTGTACCTGCTTGCGTGTCTCGCTAATGTTTTCTTTCTCCACCTTGCCTTGCTGTAGATTCTTTTTATAATTTAAGTGCGTATCTACTTTGCGCTCAATCTCTTTAGGTTTATCCTCTTCAACCTTTTCCCATTCAGGGATAAACTCATAGCATACGCCAGCAGTACCATATTCAATTTCAGGTATTTCAAGTGTACCATTTGACTCAGAAGGGAATGGTATCTCTGTTTCTTTGCGTACAAGCTCAACCTTCACGTAAGCTACACCACTGGCAAGTGTACCTAATTCGCGTGCAGCAGCATAGGATAAGTCAACGACACGTCCACGAACAAATGGGCCACGATCCGTTACGCGGACAATGACAGACTTACCATTACGAGGATTCGTAATCTTTAGACGTGTACCAAAGGGGAGTGTGCGATGTGCACAAGTAAAAGCATTACGGTCATAACGTTCGCCATTACTCATTCGGCGACCGTGTAATCCGTTACTATAATAAGAAGCTTTACCATCTGACTGTGCTTTTATAGTCAGTGTAAAGACGTTGCATAGCGCAAATAACGCTATAAGGAGAAGTTTGGTTCTATACATATTAATTATTTAGTATCGCCAGCCTTCTCTCATAGAGTTTATTCCCTCTCTGCTATAGAAAGCAGGAGAGGGAATAGAAAGACTGGTCTATTTATACGACACCCTGGGCAAGCATAGCCTTCGCTACCTTCATGAAGCCCGCAATATTGGCGCCCTTAATATAATCGATGTAACCATCAGCCTGCTTGCCATACTTCACGCACTGCTCGTGGATAGAGCTCATGATGTAATGGAGCTTCTGATCAACCTCTTCCGGACTCCATGAGAGACGGAGAGAGTTCTGTGACATTTCGAGACCTGATGTAGCCACACCACCTGCGTTAACAGCCTTACCAGGAGCGAAGAGCTGCTTCGCTGCAGTGAACTTATCAGCAGCCTCTGCTGTACAACCCATATTTGAAACCTCAGCTACGCACAATGGCTTGTAAGCAAGAATCTTGTCGGCATCCTCACCATTAAGCTCGTTCTGAGTAGCACATGGCAAATAGATCTCTGCCTTCTGCTCCCAAGGCTTACGACCCTTGAAGAACTGTGAACCAGGATATTTCTCTGCATATGGCTCACAAACATCATTACCACTGTTACGGAGCTCGAGCATGTACTCGATCTTCTCACCGCTAATGCCTTCTGGGTCATAGATATAACCATCAGGACCACTCAATGTGATAACCTTTGCACCAAGTTCGGTAGCCTTCTTAGCAGCACCCCATGCAACGTTACCGAAACCTGAGATGGCAACAGTCTTACCCTTGATGTCAAGACCGTGAGTCTCCATCATCTGGTGAACGAAGTAGAGTGCACCATAACCTGTAGCCTCTGGACGGAGGATAGATCCACCCCATTCTCTGCCCTTACCTGTGAGCATACCCTGGAACTGGTGAGTCAGCTTACGATACTGACCAAAGAGGTAACCAATTTCACGACCACCAACACCGATATCGCCTGCAGGAACATCCTCGTCAGGACCGATGTGACGATACAACTCGTTCATGAAAGCCTGGCAGAAACGCATGATTTCAGCATCGCTCTTACCACGTGGAGAGAAGTCAGAACCACCTTTACCACCACCCATAGGCAATGTGGTGAGTGCATTCTTGAATGTCTGCTCGAAACCGAGGAACTTCAAGATACTGAGGTTTACTGATGCGTGGAAGCGCAGACCACCCTTGTATGGGCCGATAGCGCCATTAAACTGTACGCGATAACCAATGTTTACCTGTACTTTTCCCTGGTCATCAACCCAAGGTACACGGAATGTGATGATGCGCTCAGGCTCCACAATACGCTCAATAATACTTGCGCGCTCAAACTCTGGGTGCTGATTGTAAACATCCTTTACAGACATGAGTACTTCATGTACGGCCTGTAAATACTCTGACTCACCTGGATGCTTCTGCTCCAGTGCTTGCATGATTTTTTCGACTTCCATAGTAAATTGACTTTTATTTGTTTATGTTAGATAGTATCATTCAGTTCAGAATGGTACGGCAAATATATCCAAATTCTATCAAAAGTCCAAATGAAAATCAAAAATTTTTCATTTTTTTCTTTCTTTTTGGAAGCTACTTAAGTCGCAAAAAATGGTAACCAGTATGCAAAGTAATAAAAAATATATTATTTAAGTTGCGAAAAGATAGGTTGACTTGTATTTATTTTGTATTTTTGTCCAATATTAAGTTTTGGATTATGAGTGAGCAAATTCCTGCAGAATGGGGTAATTTTTACCTAAAAGACGTTAGTTTCGTCAATCTGATGATGCGACGAATCTACAATGTTTTGATTGTAGCTAATCCATACGATGCCTTCATGTTGGAGGATGATGGACGCGTGGAAGAGAAGATCTACAATGAGTATATGGAATTAGGTCTGCGTTATCCGCCAACCTTTACACAGGTGTCTACAACCGAAGAGGCCTCTAAGGTGCTCAATACCGTAGACATTGACCTTGTTATCTGTATGCCGGGTAATGCTGATAATGATGCTTTTGATGTGGCAAGAGCTGTAAAGGCAGAGTTCCCAGTCATCCACTGTGTGGTACTGACTCCCTTCTCTCATGGTATTACAAAGCGTATACAAAACGAAGATCTTAGTATCTTTGATTATGTGTTCTGTTGGTTGGGAAATACCAATCTCATACTTTCTATCATTAAGTTGATGGAGGATAAGATGAATATAGACAATGATATCCATGAGGTTGGTGTACAGATGATATTGCTGGTAGAAGATTCTATCCGTTTCTACTCATCTATTCTACCTAACTTATATAGCTATATTCTCACGCAGAGTCAGAACTTTGCCACTGAAGCCTTGACCCGACACGATGCCTCTTTGCGCCAGCGTGGACGTCCAAAGGTTGTCTTAGCACGTACTTACGAGGAAGCATGGGATATCTATCAACGTTATAAAGACAACTGTTTGGGTGTTATCTCCGATGTAAGATTCCCTATTAATAATGTAGAAGATAAGGGCTCTTCTGCGACAGAAGGGAACATTCCTGTAGTAGAGAAAGATCCAGAGGCAGGCTTAAAACTACTTCGTGCCATAAGGAAAGAAGATGAATATCTCCCTTTGATTATTGAAAGTTCGGAGAGTGAGAACCGTGAAAAGGCTGAGGCAGAAGGTTTCCACTTTGTCGATAAGAACTCGAAGAAGATGAGTGTAGACCTTCGCCACCTACTCGAGGAACACATGGGTTTTGGCGATTTCATTTTCCGTAATCCAGAAACACGTGAGGAGGTGATGCGTATTCGAAGCTTGAAAGAGTTGCAGGATAATATCTTTACGATTCCACGTGACTCTATGCTCTATCATATCTCCCGCAATCACATGAGTCGTTGGCTCTCTGCACGTGCCATTTTCCCAGTTTCTTCCTTCCTAAAAGGTATTACATGGCATAAACTGCAGGATGTAGATATGCACCGACAGATTATCTTTGATGCCATTGTCGCCTATCGAAGGATGCGCAATGTGGGTGTTGTAGCCCTGTTTGATAGACGAAAATTCGACCGATATGCCCATTTTGCTCGTATTGGAGATGGCTCGTTGGGAGGTAAGGGACGTGGCTTGGCTTTCCTTGATAATGTTATTAAACTCCGACCAGACTTCAATCGCTTCCCCAATGCAAAGGTACAGATACCAAAGACAGTCGTTCTTTGTACGGATGTCTTCGATAGCTTTATGGAACAAAACAATCTTTACCAGATTGCTTTGAGTGATGCAAGCGACGAAGAGATACTCCAAGCCTTCCTTCGTGCCCAATTGCCAGATGAATTCATAGGCGACTTCTTTACCTTCTTTGAAGCTACTCGCTCACCAATAGCCGTCCGTTCAAGTTCGTTGTTGGAAGATAGTCACTACCAACCGTTCGCAGGCATCTATTCTACCTATATGATCCCTTATCTTGAGGATAAGTATGAAATGCTCCGAATGTTGGCTTGTGCGATTAAGGCTGTCTATGCATCAGTATATTATCGTGACTCCAAAGCCTATATGACTGCCACAAGTAATGTCATTGATCAGGAGAAGATGGCAGTTATTTTACAGCAGGTTGTCGGTAAGGAGTATGGCGATCATTTCTATCCGAACATCTCTGGTGTGCTTCGCTCTCTCAACTATTATCCGATAGGAGAAGAGAAAGCAGAGGAAGGTATTGCCTCTTTGGCATTGGGATTAGGTAAGTATATTGTTGATGGTGGGCAGACGCTGCGTGTTTGTCCGTTCCATCCGCATCAAGTCTTACAGATGAGCGAAATGGAAATAGCCTTGCGCGAAACCCAAACTCAGTTCTATGCTCTCGACATGAAGCATATCAGTGAGGACTTTAAGGTAGATGACGGCTTTAATATCCTCAAACTACGTGCGAAAGATGCAGAGGCTGACGGCAGTCTACAATATATCACCTCCACTTATTCTCCCGAAGACCATGCTATTTATGATGGACTCTACGAAGGAGGAAGAAAGGTTATCTCTTTCTGTGGTGTCCTCCAACAGGACGTCTTTCCACTACCAGAGTTGTTACAAATGGCAATGACATACGGTGCTGAGGCTATGCGTCGCCCTGTGGAGATAGAGTTTGCTGTTAATTTGAATGATGACCGTACGGGTGAATTATATCTCCTGCAGATTCGTCCAATCGTTGATTCTAAACAGATGTTAGACGAAGATCTCACGACTATTCCTGATGATCAATGTCTCTTGCGGAGTCATAACTCTTTGGGACATGGCGTTTCAGACGATGTACAAGATGTTGTGTATGTAAAGACCGACAGTTCTTTTACAGCATCTAACAACCCAACTATTGCTGATGAGATAGAACGGATAAACCGCAAGTTCCTTGATACTGACAAAAATTATGTGCTCATTGGTCCTGGCCGTTGGGGTTCAAGCGACCCTTGGTTGGGTATTCCTGTGAAGTGGCCACATATCTCGGCAGCCCGTGTCATCGTTGAGGAGGGACTGGAACACTATCGTGTAGATCCAAGTCAGGGAACACATTTCTTTCAAAATCTCACCTCTTTCGGTGTAGGCTACTTTACTATCAATCCTTATAAGGAAGATGGATTCTATCAGCGCAGTGTACTTGATGCTCTTCCAGCTGTGGAAGAAACTCAGTGGGTACGCCATGTTCGTTTCCCAAATCCATTAAAGATAATGATGGATGGTAAGAAACAAGAAGCCCTTATCATGCTTCCTCAAGAGGAAAAGGAGTAGACATCCTCTCTAAGAAAGGGTATGATTCTATAAAAGTAAAGCCATCATCTACGATTTTTGTCCGTGGGTGATGGCTTTATTGATTTCTGATCTTCTTTTATGCAAAATATTTTGACTCGGTAAAAAAGGTTGCAGAATATCTATTACCAGGAATTGAGATTTATAGCAAATACATTATATCAAAGGACTTTGAATGGAGTTTTACCATAGATGACAAAGACTTTCAGCCACTATTCAATGAATTGAACAAATATATCATGGGACCAACTTTCAGATGGCATAGGCTAATGGAGAAAGCAGCAGTATGAAGAAATATTATAAGAAAAACAAATAAAGTATTATAAACTAAACATTTTATTGTATATTTGTACCACAAAAGATACATTATGACAAGATTTACCAAAGCCAACTGGATGACCAGAGCACTGCAAGAGAAGTTGAACGTAGTGGGTGAGCAGTTTCGCCTCGCCCGATTACGAAGAGACCTGACGATGGATCAGGTGGCACAACGTGCGCAATGCACAAGGCTTACCCTCGCACGTTTGGAAAAGGGAGAGCCTACCGTGTCGCTCGGTGTAGTAATGCGTGTACTCAATGCCTTACAGCTCGAAGATGATATTCTCCATTTGGCTAAAGACGATGAGTTGGGGCACATGATACAAGACTTAGGCGTTAAGAATAAGAAACGAGCTTCTAAAAGATAGCACATGGAAAAATTAGATGTGATAGCCAGTTTCGACTGGATGGATAAGGAAGAAAAGGTGGGCACTCTTGGACATGAATATCTAAGAGGCTCTGACGTGTTTTCTTTTGAGTTTGATAAAAACTGGCTCAAAACCTTTCCTAAAATTGACTTTGGGCAAGACCTCCGCCCATATCCTGGGGTACAATATAGCCGAGATAACCACATCTTCGGTTGTTTTTCTGATGCTCTCCCTGACAGATGGGGACGACGACTGATAGACTTGCGTACTTCATTAGAGACAGAAGGGAAAGCAAGCCATGCCTTATCTGATTGGAATTATCTTAAAGGCGTGGAAGATGAGCTGCGTATGGGTGGTTTTCGCTTTCAGGATCCAGATAGCGGAGCATTTATCAGCTCTACACTCAGTTACAGCGTTCCGCCTGTCATACAGATTGACGAACTTTTACAAGCTGCTAAGGAGATTGAGAAAAGCGAATATAAACATTTGAAGCCTGAAAAGAAATGGGTACAAAGGCTTTTCCAACCTGGTTCCTCAATGGGTGGCGCACGCCCAAAGGCTTGTGTCCAAAGTGGCGGTCATCTTTATCTTGCCAAATTTCCTTCCATCAATGACGACGTCAACGTATCTCGATGGGAACACTTCGCACATCTGATGGCTAAGGAATGTGGTATCAATGTAGCTGAAACAAAAGTAATTAAGGCTGGCACTGGCCAGGATATACTATTATCTAAGAGGTTTGATAGGACCGAAGACAACAAGAGAATCCACATGGCTTCTTCCCTTACCGTTCTCGGACTCACTGATGGCGACGGACAAAGAACAGGAAAAGGCTATTTGGATATTGTGGACTTTATCATTTCAGGAGGTGGTAACCACATTGAGACTAATTTAGAAGAGCTATACAAGCGAGTAGCCTTTAATATCTGCATTGGCAATACCGACGATCACTTTAGAAATCATTCGTTCCTGCTTGGTAAGGAAGGTTGGGAGTTGTCCCCTGCTTACGACATAAATCCAACAAACAGTTTGTTTCAGGCATTGCTTATTGATGCTAATTCGAACGACAGTTCTCTCAATAGTCTTTATAATGCTCATGAGTTTTATATGCTGGATGAAACGACAGCAAGAGGTATTATCAAGGACGTAACAAGGAACATGAAGTACTGGGAGAATATGGCAGAGGATTTAGGGCTTCCCCGACGAGAAATAACACACTTTACGAATCGTTTTGAACAAGGTATGGAATTTCAATATGGGTCAGGACTTTGTCGGTGAGGTTAAAAGAGGGAGATATTCCATCTGTTTTCCTTTAGCTTATACAGTATAAGAGCATGATGTTTTCATGAAAATAATTCAGCAAAGCTTGTGTTTGGAGTTAAAACATAATGTTTTTAATACAACTTCTGCTTACCAGTTGAGAGCATTTCAATGGTTTTGAAGCGGATGCTATGCGGCATTTCTGCCCGTGACAGTTGTGGGCGGAGCCAGTTGAGGAGTGTTGCCTCTGTTAGTGTTGCCTTTGGTGTA
Coding sequences:
- a CDS encoding type II toxin-antitoxin system HipA family toxin, encoding MEKLDVIASFDWMDKEEKVGTLGHEYLRGSDVFSFEFDKNWLKTFPKIDFGQDLRPYPGVQYSRDNHIFGCFSDALPDRWGRRLIDLRTSLETEGKASHALSDWNYLKGVEDELRMGGFRFQDPDSGAFISSTLSYSVPPVIQIDELLQAAKEIEKSEYKHLKPEKKWVQRLFQPGSSMGGARPKACVQSGGHLYLAKFPSINDDVNVSRWEHFAHLMAKECGINVAETKVIKAGTGQDILLSKRFDRTEDNKRIHMASSLTVLGLTDGDGQRTGKGYLDIVDFIISGGGNHIETNLEELYKRVAFNICIGNTDDHFRNHSFLLGKEGWELSPAYDINPTNSLFQALLIDANSNDSSLNSLYNAHEFYMLDETTARGIIKDVTRNMKYWENMAEDLGLPRREITHFTNRFEQGMEFQYGSGLCR
- a CDS encoding septal ring lytic transglycosylase RlpA family protein; protein product: MYRTKLLLIALFALCNVFTLTIKAQSDGKASYYSNGLHGRRMSNGERYDRNAFTCAHRTLPFGTRLKITNPRNGKSVIVRVTDRGPFVRGRVVDLSYAAARELGTLASGVAYVKVELVRKETEIPFPSESNGTLEIPEIEYGTAGVCYEFIPEWEKVEEDKPKEIERKVDTHLNYKKNLQQGKVEKENISETRKQVQTSTPANQQATKTKSQATARTTPAATNRQQTAQQNKSTTQPTTSKNNSSSSWTNFFKRVKDGVTGLFE
- a CDS encoding helix-turn-helix domain-containing protein encodes the protein MTRFTKANWMTRALQEKLNVVGEQFRLARLRRDLTMDQVAQRAQCTRLTLARLEKGEPTVSLGVVMRVLNALQLEDDILHLAKDDELGHMIQDLGVKNKKRASKR
- the gdhA gene encoding NADP-specific glutamate dehydrogenase — translated: MEVEKIMQALEQKHPGESEYLQAVHEVLMSVKDVYNQHPEFERASIIERIVEPERIITFRVPWVDDQGKVQVNIGYRVQFNGAIGPYKGGLRFHASVNLSILKFLGFEQTFKNALTTLPMGGGKGGSDFSPRGKSDAEIMRFCQAFMNELYRHIGPDEDVPAGDIGVGGREIGYLFGQYRKLTHQFQGMLTGKGREWGGSILRPEATGYGALYFVHQMMETHGLDIKGKTVAISGFGNVAWGAAKKATELGAKVITLSGPDGYIYDPEGISGEKIEYMLELRNSGNDVCEPYAEKYPGSQFFKGRKPWEQKAEIYLPCATQNELNGEDADKILAYKPLCVAEVSNMGCTAEAADKFTAAKQLFAPGKAVNAGGVATSGLEMSQNSLRLSWSPEEVDQKLHYIMSSIHEQCVKYGKQADGYIDYIKGANIAGFMKVAKAMLAQGVV
- a CDS encoding PEP/pyruvate-binding domain-containing protein — translated: MSEQIPAEWGNFYLKDVSFVNLMMRRIYNVLIVANPYDAFMLEDDGRVEEKIYNEYMELGLRYPPTFTQVSTTEEASKVLNTVDIDLVICMPGNADNDAFDVARAVKAEFPVIHCVVLTPFSHGITKRIQNEDLSIFDYVFCWLGNTNLILSIIKLMEDKMNIDNDIHEVGVQMILLVEDSIRFYSSILPNLYSYILTQSQNFATEALTRHDASLRQRGRPKVVLARTYEEAWDIYQRYKDNCLGVISDVRFPINNVEDKGSSATEGNIPVVEKDPEAGLKLLRAIRKEDEYLPLIIESSESENREKAEAEGFHFVDKNSKKMSVDLRHLLEEHMGFGDFIFRNPETREEVMRIRSLKELQDNIFTIPRDSMLYHISRNHMSRWLSARAIFPVSSFLKGITWHKLQDVDMHRQIIFDAIVAYRRMRNVGVVALFDRRKFDRYAHFARIGDGSLGGKGRGLAFLDNVIKLRPDFNRFPNAKVQIPKTVVLCTDVFDSFMEQNNLYQIALSDASDEEILQAFLRAQLPDEFIGDFFTFFEATRSPIAVRSSSLLEDSHYQPFAGIYSTYMIPYLEDKYEMLRMLACAIKAVYASVYYRDSKAYMTATSNVIDQEKMAVILQQVVGKEYGDHFYPNISGVLRSLNYYPIGEEKAEEGIASLALGLGKYIVDGGQTLRVCPFHPHQVLQMSEMEIALRETQTQFYALDMKHISEDFKVDDGFNILKLRAKDAEADGSLQYITSTYSPEDHAIYDGLYEGGRKVISFCGVLQQDVFPLPELLQMAMTYGAEAMRRPVEIEFAVNLNDDRTGELYLLQIRPIVDSKQMLDEDLTTIPDDQCLLRSHNSLGHGVSDDVQDVVYVKTDSSFTASNNPTIADEIERINRKFLDTDKNYVLIGPGRWGSSDPWLGIPVKWPHISAARVIVEEGLEHYRVDPSQGTHFFQNLTSFGVGYFTINPYKEDGFYQRSVLDALPAVEETQWVRHVRFPNPLKIMMDGKKQEALIMLPQEEKE